ttAATAAATATCAATATCACGAAAACAACACTCACCTGGCCACATATTAGACCCTGCGTGAACGACCAGGCATTATTGGAAGACGATGCTTGTATCATGGGCATGGGCATTACAGGCggctgttgttgctgttgctggaACTCTTTGGGCTGCTCTTGAGCCCATGTCCTCAGAAGGTCTGTATCCTCCATGGTGAAGGCAGTATATGTGGATTGATGATGCTTGGAGTTTTAAGTAGTGAGATTGAAATCTCGATATTATTTCGCACCCAAGTCTGGGGAACCTTAGCAAGGAAGCACTACAATTGGAGATGGGAAAATACATTCAAAGACCACAAATATTGAACTCGATACGCTCTACACTTGGCTGATGAAATAATATTACTCTCATATACAACCGATAGTGGCCGGCACATGCAGTTGAATGGTGCTGAGGACCTCATATATGGGTAGCTCCACGTATCAGTGTTTTTTCATCTAATGCTGCTTTCTTGATCTGGGTCTCTTGATCTTGCGGGGCAGAAGAGGTGCCGCTGGCGCCAGCATCGTCGTTTTCATGCTGGCACTGGAGTTGCTTTTCCTTTCCTCGGCCGACTCCTCATTGTGCGACTCGTCTCTGGAAATCCAGCTATTGAGGTTGAACCCTTTGAATAGCAGGCGCCCTGGTTTCTCGTTTTTGTTGACAATGTATTTGGAGGCAAACTCCGTCAAGGGACTCGACCCACGCGAGGCTTCGTCCAGGTCGCTCACGAGACTAGGGGTGCTGTTGCTGTGGGGCAAATGATTAGCAAGATTAAATGGAAGCTCTGATTTTTTGCCTCTGAGGTACTCTCTCACTTCGAAATAGAGATCTTTGGAAacattgttgatgttggCCTTGTTGCGCACCCAGTAGGTTCTGAAGTCGTTGATgtgtttcttgaagtccaactcgtttttcttcaaccacGACacattgagctcttttctCGTGGCGCCACGAGCGAAGTTTCTCATCAAATACTTGTCGTAGTCTCTGAtgatcttggtgatgatgtcgGACGTTGAGATGCCTTCGGTTCTCTGGGTGGTCAAGAACATGCCTCGCTCCTTGATGGGCTTGTAAATATCGTCAGAGTCAGCAGAGGCGTACGGCAAGTCGTCATGAGCCACGTAGTCGATCTTgtgcttcaacaagaaatcAGCAGTAACACACCACGGAGCATCGGGGATCACCTCGTCTACCCAACGGCAATGCTTGAGGGTATCAATTCTCTGTTTGTCGGTAAGCACCGTGAGCCCCTTTCGCTTGTGGGTTTCCTTGTCTGAGGGAATACCACACACCAATTCGACGTTttcaaagctcttcttcgcctGCTCCAACTGGCGCATGTGGCCCAAGTGGAACAAGTCGAACACACCGTCGGCATAGATTCTCACCGGCCGATCGGTAGGAGGAAGGTTGAATTTGTGACCCTTGGGCCTGAACTTGCGAAGATGTTCGGGCAATTCCGCCTCGTACTGCTTATCTCTTCTCTCAAACTCTTCCTGGGCCTTGgacttctccaccttcCGCTTCTTAACACTGGCTTCGTCCAGGTCAGAGTCGCTGCCCAGATCAGATGAGTTGTGCCTGTCCAGGTCGGACGAAGACGCcgatctctttcttttgcgGAAAAATGACGTCAACGTGGGCGCCAACAGGTCCACCAGAAGAGTTTTCTTGAGGTGGCCGTCGCCCTTGTCTGTGTCTGAGTCAGGCAGCAGCTTCAGCATGATGGGTAGGGTttagagaaaaaaagtgtcTCAGGTTCTCACTGAGGTGATTCTTCGCCCAACGTGGTGCAGGATCCAGGGTCTTCTCACTTTGGGAAGAATAAACGGTGAATTTGTGAATTGTTGTGGAAAAATAGATGAAATAGCGAAAAGGAGAGGACTTGAGGTGTTAGAGTCATTGCTTGGTCTCGTGGGCCATGTGGAAGCAAGGTCGCTTAACGGAAAAGCTATTACTGGTTGCGAATGTgtggttgcgaaaaagaTCCGGGCAGATGGGGTACAGAGAGGGAGAGAGAAGCTGGGAAGATTTTATGGATTTTGtgtggtgatgttgtcTTTTGTTTCTATATCGACGCTAATGTATTTTGGGAAGCAAATGACTCAACACTATGGTGTAAATCGTGATTGCTATGTGGTAGGTGCTAGACCATTATGTAGGAGGCTGTTCAGGTCAGCAACTAGGCTAATGCTCTCTTTTTATTGATCCAAAAAAAGGTTCGTCTTGTAGTGATTTTGCACAATTGCGTCTGAGTATTCTATTATATTTGATTCGTTTCACTTCGACTTCCTGCCTTCGGTAATCTGAGCGTACTTGTGGCAGTTCACACAGTTGCTCGAATAAGTATGCGCTTTAATCATTGgatgatgagcttttcGTTTCAGATGCTCCTTAAAGATTGGCTGCAAGTAGATCTCCGCTGAGAAGGTAACATTCACATTGTTTGTTGggctttctttctccagGTTCATCCTCACATCGGGTGGTTCtcatttcgcagccattacaGCCCTATCCTGCCAAAACACATACCCTGATTTCTCTTCCAATAATGTTCCCTCCATTTGCATGCCTCCCGCTAACGTGACAAACACCCTTCATGTTTGCACCATCTCATATATCTCCATCAACTttatcaccatcaacactATCTATCCCCTAGACCCTATGCGAAGGCGTCTGGCATAAAGCAAAAGCAACCGCCATCGCCAAATACAACCCACACCCTCCACATTCAACATCCACTTGCAGTTTTGTCGCCTATTCGTTTCCTCAACCAACTCAATCCCTTTAGACCATTTTCATTCAAACCTGCCCGCATGAGCAACGTCACTCTTTCCGACCTCAAGTTCGTGAAACCTTCCACAGTGAAGTCGTGGTTTGATCAAGGCGCCAACTTTGCTGTGGTTGACGTGAGAGACTCCGATTTTGCTGGCGGCCATATCCGCGGGTGCTGGCACTACCCAGCCAATGAgtttccttcaaagctAGCTGAGGTTCGACTGAGGCtagaggagaaggaagtggAGAATGTAGTTTTCCACTGTGCTCTATCGCAGGTTCGGGGCCCCAAAGCAGCcctcttgttcttgaggTTTCTTGAAGACCAGCCTGACGACCACAAAAATGTCAATGTGTATGTGTTGGAAGGAGGTTTCACCAGGTGGGCCCGGAAGTACGGAGAGGATGCTTCTGTGACAGAGGGTTTTGCGTCAGACATATGGAACGAATGAAGGCGGAAACGGACCCGCTCAAATGCGTTGGATCGGGCACTTAGGTCCTCAGAGAAACGGCGTTGACGCCATGCTTGAAGCCTAGGTTTTGAGCCTGGAATTGGGCTTCTCTAGCGCAAAAATATTTGAGACTCTGTGCCCTTGGAGTGGGTTCGTTTGAGACTCTGGAGGACCAGCGTTGGCTTGAGCTCGCTGTATATAGCTCGTACATCAGCAGGATTGAAATAGGGAAACCTGAGTATGAAGCCATGGTAGTTTGTCTCTCAAGACCACAGGCAGCAAGTGCCAGCACCTTGTTTgaatcaagaagcttattGACACTTCTGCTCTTGATGCTCAAAGTTCACGGCATCAGGATGTGCTGACTCTGATTCTGTACCCCATTCCCTTTGTGGAACACAAAACACACATGTTGAAAGGTCGTGAATACCTTCCAGGAGGCTGGTTGCTTGATTGCCCTACTCAGAGGGGAATAGTGATTACAGGGACCTTGCAAAGTCAATCACCAAGTGCCTTTTGactttcaagagcttgaggTTAGAAGCTTGACTTTCACGACATTTTGActttgatgttttcaatTTACCCAGATAGTTCAACCAGCAATCAAATCCTAAGGGGCATTCTTCTATTATTATCACCGACGACGAtcaattgaagatggaagagCTCGAGGACGCCGGTACTCACTGGTCAgcactggctgcgaaaaaggcTTCATTTTGTCAAGCCCTCCGCCAAGCAGCGCCCTTTACGAATTCTTTGTTTCGCCCGACAATGCCTTATCTGAATCTCATCATAGTTTAAGCTTCCACTGTTGTGGAACTATGTCCCTTGTTCTACGCTCAATGACCTGTGCTCCATGGGAAGTGCTGGCTCATCTTCCCGAATAGTACAATCTCTGGATGTGCCCAGGAAGAGATCCGCAAAAGGCCACCTCCTTCGagcttttttcaaatgaGCCTCTTCAACCCCCATATTCTAGACTTTTCCACCGAGCCAATGCCATTTCCTCTCAATGCGGTTAATTGTGCTCTTGCAACCGTCTAAGCCAGACCATGGGCTACAGTGAAGCTATGGCGCGGAGGTGCCTGATACGCGATGAAGAAGCGTGAAGTTGAATTTTGGCTGGAAGGTGAATCACGACAAAATGTAAACCAGTTTGCttcgagaaaaaaatttcacACCGAAACCGACCTTGAAAATTACGCTGGTGTGCTTATTTTTTTTACGGTTATAGGTTAAACTTCATTTAGGCGGGGGCCTTTTTTGGCGACCATTGGCGTCACTGGCGTCACTGGCGCTCGGCTGCGAACattttttctatttttgGCCGCGTCACTCAGCCCTCCCCAGTGACTCCTTCGTCAAAAGCGTGTTCAGGCTCTGGTCATGGACCTGACCAGAACATAATATAAAGAAACACGAATTTCCTCCGGCGAAGGCACCTCAGCGGAAAGTTTGAACCTGCTACTTTTCATCCATAGCCCcattctccacaaaaacaTCCAACCATGCTATTCTTCCTAGCGTTGATTGcaaatttcgcagccattttggcAGCCACCTCTGCGCTGTGCAACCCGTTGTCGTCGTCTTGTTCGCCCGACAAGGCCTTGGGAACGGGTCTTGTTGAGCTGTTTACATCGGAAAGCGACCAATTTAGCGTTGTGGCCGTGCCCTCGGGCGTATCGTACACAGACGACGGGTTGGAGTTGaccttgaaaaagaaaggcgACAACCCTGGCATCAAGTCGAACTTCTACATCATGTTTGGACGTGTGGAGGTGATCATGAAGGCAGCGCCCGGCAGAGGCATTGTGTCTTCGTTCTTTATGATGTCGGACGATTTGGACGAAATCGACATTGAGTTGTTGGGCGCCGACGACACTCAGTTCCAGTCGAACTACTTCTCCAAGGGCAACACCACCACATATGACAGAGGCGAGTACCACTCTACACCAGGTTCTCCTCAggacaatttcttcaactacACCATTGTGTGGACAGAAAACGAGTGTGTGTGGTATTTGGAAGGCACCCCAGTAAGAACCCTCTCGAGCGACAACAGCCAGGGTTACCCTCAAACACCCATGTACATCAAAGCAGGCATTTGGGCAGGCGGTGACGACACCAACGAGCCTGGAACCATTGAGTGGGCAGGCGGGTCGACTGATTACAGCCAGGCGCCCTTCACGATgcacatcaagaagttggtggTGGATGACTACTCCACTGGCGATAAGTATGAGTATGGCGACAAGTCTGGAAGCTGGAAGTCGATCAAGGCGGAAAATGGAGAAGTGAACGGGAGAAGCGGGTCCTCCTCCACTAACAAGCAAGGCGACGCAAACAAGTCGAAGTCCAGTTCTTCCAGTTCTTCCAGTTCCTCCAGTTCCTCCAGTTCCTCCAGTTCTTCCAGTTCCTCTagctcaagctcttcagCTGTCTCTTCGAAGAATTCTCCTACGTCTTCGGCTGCCTCATCTACCAGCACGGTTTCTGCTTCCTCTGCCAATGCCGTTGCAGCTTCCACTCACAAAGCTTCGTCGACATCTGGTGATTCCGTGTCTACGAGGCTGCCCTCCACATTGAACACTGTGTtagctgcttcttctggctctggctctggcgGCAGCGATGCCTCATCTACTACAGAAGCTTCTTCCGCTTCTTCCTCGGGTGCTTCGGTGGCCACTGTCTCTTCTGGGGACTTGGCTGCGTCTACTTTCGTTTCTGGTGTGCTTGTGTTTGTCGCTATGGCATTAAACTTTTAGAGGCCGTATATAGAATAATATCAAATTAAGCTGGGTTCGCTGTAAAAtgcctgctgctgctgctgctgctgctgctgttgttgttgttgttgttgtaattgttgttgctgctgctgctgttgttgtaaTTGTTGTAATTGTTGTTGTAATTGTTGtaattgttgttgttgttgttgttgttgttgttgttgttgttgttgttgctgctgctgctgttgctgttgaaATTGCTGCTGAAAAAATGTATTCTGAACACTCTGCGGCTGATGCTGTAGATGTGGTTGGCCGTATTGCTGAGTTTGTCCCGAGAATCCTTGTTGACCAGTAGCTTGCAGTATCAAGTTCGCCTGGGCATTCTGAACATAGGCGTTTTTCACTTGCTCACGCTGTGTTTCAGGAAATGCTGGGATCGTGGGCAAGTTCTCCAACCCGCCAGCGGTCGGTTGTTTTTGTAACGCTTGCGTCCGATtgttcttctctgcctgATCGAATACATTTGTTGTGGTTTGTGATACCTTGAAAGGGTTGCTTCCCGTGGCCGTCACCGAGACTCGTTTGTCTCTATCCTGCGAAAACGAGTATGGTGTAGTCTGCGGATTGGCGAACCTTGTATTGCCAAATGGGTTGGTAGAATTGACCGCCACAGGCTGACCAGTAGGGTTACTGACCAACTCTGAGAACGGGTTCCTGTTATTAGCTTGTACAGCCTGTTGGACGTGGTTTTGCTGTCCCGTTGGTGCAGCTTGGAATTGCTGAGGCTGGAACTGCTGAGTCTGTTGAACTTGTGGTAAGTTATGCTGCGGGAAAGTCTGTGTttgttgctgttgcaaCTGGTTTTGCGCCGGTTGTGCTTGGTGGAACAGACCATTGTAGTTGGCTGTGTTGTTTTGCATGAAGGGATTAGAGCCGGTGGCTTGTGGTTGGGCACCGTAACCACCAAAACCGACTCCAGTAAAAGTTGGATTGATTTGCGTGGTTTGTTGAGGAATGAAGGTGTACTGCGAGGGGCTGGCCACACTTTGAGCCCATGGATTAAAAGTTGATTGCTGCACCAAAAGAGTGCCCGACCTCTGCAAGCCAACGTCGTGTTGAAGTGGCTGAAATTGGCCGTTATTTGGCACCGGAGCCCCAGGAGCGAAAACTTGGTTCTGAGCGGGttcttgctgctgctgctgctgttgctgctgcagAGCCTGTGAAGCCTGGCCTCGCACCTGGCTTTGGAGATCTCTATTAGTTCCCTCGCCGGAGCCCTTAGGCTTATCCTTCTGGttcttttccaagatgTAACGGCGCCTGTTCTCCTCGAAATTAGGATCGTTGAGATACTCCTCCAAAGACGAGGTCAATGCTGTGGGCGCATGCTTTATTGTAGGGACATGCAACTCCGTGGCGTATTCAAGGTGCTTGGCAACCCGCAAGTAGTCAATAACGTACTTAGTCTGATCCACAAACTTCACGTACACCTTTAAAGCTCTCTCTGCGTCAAAGCGGGACATCTCGAAGTAGTGCTCCAAAAGGTTGATGACTCCCTCGTTGAGTTCCTGGAACAACGCCAAAAGGTCGTTCACCAACAGTCGGAAAGCCGTCAAGACAATGTCGTTCTTTATTTCGTTTTCCATGAAGCtgttcttcaaaagcgCATCGATCTGCTTCTGCAAGCCTTCCAGCTCCCGTATCAAGCCCTTTTCCACCGGCAACGTTCTCAACCGCCCACCTTGCTGGTCTGTCAGGTTTTTGACTCTCTCGTCCCTCACGTAATCGACGTGAGTCTCACCAAACAGCTTCACTCGCGTGTGCAAATACCGTGAGTAGCGCATGATAAACCTGACGTCGCTGTTTCCCTGGATCCTGGCGATATTAGAGTGGCTCAAGTTTAGCATCCCTGGAGCTTGTGTCGAAAGGTAATCCAACGTCACGTCTCCATCGCCTTCTCTGATCATTATATGGATCACAATAAGCGCCTTGTATACCACCAGCCACGAGCTGTCCTGAAGCCTTGTTCTCAATGTTCTCatgatggtgttgaagttctccaGCGACACCAGATGATTCATGGACGTGGCCATGAGAATAGGCTCGATGTACTTTGGCTTGGGCGCCGCCACCTTGACTTTCGTGGCGCCCTTAACGATCTTTTCGTATGT
This DNA window, taken from Candidozyma auris chromosome 7, complete sequence, encodes the following:
- the PCT1 gene encoding choline-phosphate cytidylyltransferase, whose translation is MSKSSPDSDTDKGDGHLKKTLSVDSLAPTLTSFFRKRKRSASSSDSDRHNSSDSGSDSDSDEASVKKRKVEKSKAQEEFERRDKQYEAELPEHLRKFRPKGHKFNLPPTDRPVRIYADGVFDLFHLGHMRQLEQAKKSFENVELVCGIPSDKETHKRKGLTVLTDKQRIDTLKHCRWVDEVIPDAPWCVTADFLLKHKIDYVAHDDLPYASADSDDIYKPIKERGMFLTTQRTEGISTSDIITKIIRDYDKYLMRNFARGATRKELNVSWLKKNELDFKKHINDFRTYWVRNKANINNVSKDLYFEVREYLRGKKSELPFNLANHLPHSNSTPSLVSDSDEASRGSSPLTEFASKYIVNKNEKPGRSLFKGFNLNSWISRDESHNEESAEERKSNSSASMKTTMSAPAAPLSPRKIKRPRSRKQH
- a CDS encoding phosphatase YCH1, with translation MSNVTLSDLKFVKPSTVKSWFDQGANFAVVDVRDSDFAGGHIRGCWHYPANEFPSKLAEVRSRLEEKEVENVVFHCALSQVRGPKAALLFLRFLEDQPDDHKNVNVYVLEGGFTRWARKYGEDASVTEGFASDIWNE
- the CRH11 gene encoding transglycosylase, which translates into the protein MLFFLALIANFAAILAATSASCNPLSSSCSPDKALGTGLVESFTSESDQFSVVAVPSGVSYTDDGLELTLKKKGDNPGIKSNFYIMFGRVEVIMKAAPGRGIVSSFFMMSDDLDEIDIELLGADDTQFQSNYFSKGNTTTYDRGEYHSTPGSPQDNFFNYTIVWTENECVWYLEGTPVRTLSSDNSQGYPQTPMYIKAGIWAGGDDTNEPGTIEWAGGSTDYSQAPFTMHIKKLVVDDYSTGDKYEYGDKSGSWKSIKAENGEVNGRSGSSSTNKQGDANKSKSSSSSSSSSSSSSSSSSSSSSSSSSSSAVSSKNSPTSSAASSTSTVSASSANAVAASTHKASSTSGDSVSTRSPSTLNTVLAASSGSGSGGSDASSTTEASSASSSGASVATVSSGDLAASTFVSGVLVFVAMALNF